Genomic window (Mycobacteriales bacterium):
ATGGCAAGGACCGCAGGCACATCCCCGACTACATGCTCCGGCACCGCAACGGCGAGGTTGTGATCGTTAACGTCAAGCCGCCGGACTGGCTGCGCAGGGCGCGTGCGCCTCATGACCCCGACTTCCCTGCCATCAGTCATGTGTTCGCCGCCCGCGGCTGGAGGCACGAGCTGTGGACCGGAGTCACTGCGGTGCTCGCGGCGAACATTCGGCTGCTCGCCGGGTACCGGCGACCTTGGACGATCGATCAACCGATATCCGACGCTGCGGTCGCCGCCTGCAACGCCGGTGACACGATCGGCTCGCTGGAACGACGGCTCGCCGCGGATCATGCCCCGCGTCTCGTGCGACCCGCGGTGCTACACGCGATCTGGATGCAGCGTCTGATGACGGACCTATCCACTCCGCTTGAGCCGCACAGCGTCCTGCGTCGGCCTGGAATGTCGGG
Coding sequences:
- a CDS encoding TnsA-like heteromeric transposase endonuclease subunit — encoded protein: MTPKIAWRDDTGGVVEQALRHADSSDLLDCQPFRRPSHYRGQRNRPGEYWATTMGAHVIYESRHELLRLQIADRSADVTAIAAQPFCLAYIDRNGKDRRHIPDYMLRHRNGEVVIVNVKPPDWLRRARAPHDPDFPAISHVFAARGWRHELWTGVTAVLAANIRLLAGYRRPWTIDQPISDAAVAACNAGDTIGSLERRLAADHAPRLVRPAVLHAIWMQRLMTDLSTPLEPHSVLRRPGMSGG